In Pongo pygmaeus isolate AG05252 chromosome 19, NHGRI_mPonPyg2-v2.0_pri, whole genome shotgun sequence, the genomic stretch actccagcctgggcgacagagccagactccatctcaaaaaaataaaaaaaaacaaaaaaaacccatgaatGGATTGatagacaaaaagcaaaaaaatccaATGCTACCAGCTCTCATAAGCTCAAATTTCAATTCTCTACTGTACAAAAATCCCTGGTATAAGTGAGAGATATACTTCAAGATCTTTGCATATTCCAAAGTTTACGGCTGTCACTGACAGAGAGCTTCTTCCGTAAACTTCCCACGTTTGCACTGAAGAGCACTGTGTCTGGGGACTATGGTGTTTTCTCCTTGGTGTAATATTtcacaaagagacaaagaatacgTATGTGTGTAAGTGAATCATTCATGCTAGTTACCACGTAAATAACAACGAGCAGCAAATATGAAGTTAAAAGTAAAGTTGAAGTGTAAATGCTGCTGTCCAGATGGGTGAGGCTTACTCATCCGCCAAGCGACGTCCTCAACCTCGCCTCCACCGCACACAGCGTTCAAGTGTCCATCTCAACAGAACGTCCGCATCATGAACATTTACTGTTCATAAATAGTCGAGAAAGCTAACATCAAATTCTTGAATGCCAAGAGTCTACAAATTATTCCATTCACAGATgttataattggattttttttttttttttgatacggagtcttgctctcacccagactatagtgcagtggcacgaccttggctcactgcaacctctgcctccggggttcaagcaattctcctgcctcagcctcccaagtagctggaattacaggcacggcCCACCATACCcggtacttttttgtttttttagtagagacggtgtttcactatgttggccagcctggttttgaactactgacctcaagtgatccgcccacctcagcctccccaagtgctgggataacaggtgggAGCCACCTCACCTGACTCTGATCATTACTTAATTAGGATAAAACCATTCCTGAGAAAGGTCATTCCGTTCTGATGATAGTATCTCTCATATTTTTCAAATACTGTCATTGTTAATAAGAGTTTCACTCCACTAAGGCTACCCTGGCATCAAACGTATTTCAGATCTGGCCAGGcccggtagctcatgcctgcaatcccagcattctgggaggtcgaggcgggtggttcacctgaggtcaggagttggagaccaggctggtcaacatgggaaaaccccatttctactaaaaatacaaaaaattagctgggcgtggtggcaggtgcctgtaatcctagctactcgggaggttgaggcaggagaaccccttgaacctgggagggagaggttgcagtgagccaagattgcaccccactgcactccagcctgggcgacggagcaagactccatctccaaaataataataataaaatacagtgaggtggtttttttgtttggttggttttttctgttttttgttttttttttaacgagtctcgctctgtcgcccaggctggagtgtggtggcgcggtctcggctcactgcaagctgcgcctcccgggttcacgccattctcttgcctcagcctccctagtagctgggactacaggcgcccgccaccacgcccgcctaattttttgtatttttagtaaagacggagtttcaccgtgttagccaggatggtctccatctcctgacctcgtgatccacccacctcggcctcccaaagtgctgggattacaggtgtgagcaaccacgcccggcccaacACAGTGAGTTTTAATAGACAGTCATGGTCAGGTGACATTCATCTATCTAGTCCTACACGCCATTTTGGCATCGAAGGGTTTCACAGGGCTGGAGTCACTTAGCTCTAGGTGCACAATTCTAATGTATGAGTATACTTTTCTATTCTAAAGCCGCAATGGGCAAAATGGGTTGGTGTAATTTTAGAATTCATCTTCTACATATCAAGCACTGTAATAGGTAAACATTTTATATGCATCCTCTCTAATCTTTGCAACATTCCACAATGTAAGGGTTATTTTACCCATTGGAAAATCACTGGAAAGTCAGAGGATTTAAGGCCATTGCCCCCAACATCTACAGCCAacaccaggatttgaacccagatctctcTGGTTTCAAAACCCTGCCCTAATCATTTCACTATATTACCAATCCAAGGAATAAATAAAGTTAAGGTATCTTAGTCAGATAAAAGTGGTAAattagaccaggcatggtggctgatgcctgtaatcccagcactttgggaggccgaggaggcagatcacgaggtcaggaaatcgagaccatcctggctagcacggtgagaccccacctctactaaaaaaatacaaaaaattagtcgagcgtggtgacacacacctgtagtcccagctactcgggaggctgaggcaggagaatcacttgaagctgagaggcagagattgcagtgagccaagattgtgccactgcactccagcctgggtgacacagtgagattccatctcaaaaaatttttaaaaaatgtggcaaattaatgagaggaaaatttaaaaagttaacccCACAAACCAAGAAATCTATTTATGATTATGTTTTCtgtaagagacagagtcttgctctattgtccaggctactctcaaagtcctgacctcaagcaatcctcccgactcagcctcctgagtagtggggattataggcattacaggcatgagccaatgcccCCAGCAAGAAGTCTGTATGTTCTTATCATACATGTGACTAAACAAAATTATActtaagaaactgacaaatcaTGGTAATATTTTCAATATCACGACTACACTGAAACCCTGCCagaggtatttttaaaatgtcaaggatttttttgatttattttatttttgagacagtctccctctgttgcccaggctggagtgcagcagtgagatcttggctcactgcaacctctacctcccgggttcaagcgattttcctgcctcggcctcccgagtagctgggattgcaggcacatgccaccacacctggccaacttttgtatttttagtagggacggggtttcaccatgttggtcaggctgatctcgcacccttgaccttgtgatccgcccacctcggcatccccaAATGCggagaatacaggcgtgagccaccgcacctggccaaaatgtcAAGGATTTTTACGCTGATGTGCTTAATGTGCCCAATCTGCAATTCTGGTGGTAATCAGTGACATACCCATAAATCAGAGAGTACTTCTATGAAAATAATCACAGCCTACAAATATGGATAAAACTCCTCAGCTTTACCTCTTAGATGGTTCTAGACAGTTTCAGAATTCGTGCCTCTTTCTTCAACTCTCTCATTAATTTTATTACCCTTGGCAGTAAAATAATCTTGCCAATTGCTTTCCCTATGAAATTGTGAATGAAAATTCCCATTTCTCTTTGCTAGGTCTTGTTAGCTGCCATCTCTGGGAAGGAGAAAGTGTTTTTATAGATACGCATGGCAAGGACAAATAATGGAGCTGAAATGCAAGGGTGGATGGCAAATAAATTGCATCTTGTGAACTACCTCCAACTAATTTCTGCCTGGAGCACTGTGTTTAAAAGGATTCCTAGGCCACATCTGGAGGGAtccgggaaaaaagaaaacaaaagagatgtAACGAAGGTAAGTGGAGAACCAGTAAAGTGTAGTGCTACAGTAGCCTACGGTTTCAAGGACAGGAGATTATAATATCCAGTCAGGCAGAGCAGCAGTCAaacaacatgaagaaaaatgtCCATGAGACTTGGCATGCAGGAGATCACTGATGTGCCTATTGACAAGTTCAGTAATGTTGTGAGGGAAGAAGTCAATGGGCTAAAGTGGAAATGAGTGCTGACACAGAGACAGCAGGTGAAACCAGAGACAGAGCCAGTGTACCGGATGGCTGAAGTCGAATACTTATGTAGCAAATGGGGATAGAGACACCTGTCCCACGGATGTATTGGCCTTCTCAGGACAAATATTCCATCCCCTGAAAACCATAGGAAACGGGTAAAGAGGGATACTCCTATAGGTCAATTTATAGAAGAGAGCAAAACCATAAATTCTCGATGAAGTAGGAGCTAAGAACCTCTGTATCAGGTGAAGAGACAAGAAGGTCAagatggggaagggggaaggagaagATTTGCTAAAGATGTTGAAGAGAATGAGAGAACTAAACAGGGCTGGGTGAGCAAAAGGCATCAGGCAAGGCTGAGTACTCAGATGAGGTTGAAAATACATAATAGTTACTTTAAAACAGGGTTAATCTGTATGACTAGGTGCTTTTTCTTTAGCCCTCAGATACAGAAGTAGAACAACAGATTGTGGATTGGGCTGGCATTTTGCCAGGATACAGCAGGAAGACGGGGGCACAGGAAAGGCCCAATGTTGGGAGTATTTCTGTTAATCTCCTATGAGATCCAGGCTGGCTAGGGTAACAAGGTAGGttatgagaagaaaaatacagacaaacTCATGAGACTGCAGAGGCTTGGAAGGAGAAAATGtgttgggtgacagtgagatgcAGAAGATTTCTAAGGTGATACACCTGTAGAGGAGAAGGTGGAGGTCCCAGCCTGGGGAAAAGGTGGCTAATCTGCCCCTGGTGACGACCACTGGCATTAAAGGAATCCAGAAGAGATGAGGCTTTTTCTCTTCGTGGAAGTTATCTCCTTGTCCAAGTTTCTCTTCACCACTGAAAACCTCTGAAAGTTGTCAATTTCATTAAGGTAGATTCAGAAGACCTATCTGATTCCAAATGACAAAATGCTTCTAGAGAAAAAGCACATACGTCTGGTCAGATAATGCGTGTATGACTTCGGACAAATCATAGCATTTCAGTGTTTGAGGTAATCTAGTCTGTCTGTCCTCTTTATTCCTTAACTCTCCATCTGTACAGACAGAAACAATGTAATCAGCCACATAtcttgtataaaataaatatgaagaggGAGCCAATTATAAAGGCAGAAGTTCTTGGGGTGAggggaagaattttaaaatacaaaattaactagcTACATCTTCAAGAAGAAAAACATCAGGGAGTACTGAAAGAGAACAATtgcagaaaggaagagaaattaaCATGAACAGCAACCAAAAACCTTCTAAGAATGTATCAACagtccagtggaaaaggaatacTCACCGtgatgacaccttgatcttggacccaTGGCCTCCAGTACTGTGAGACAGTAACATTCTGTTGTTAAAGGTGCCCGGTCTGTGGTACTGTaaaacagccctaggaaactaacacaggactTGAGACTCCAGTTGGATGGCAAAGGCAGACTCAGCCCAGGTCAAAGCCGTCCCCTTGAAGTTTCATTTTATCCCAAGCTCTTTCTGGACCCTGGAATTTAGCCTCCCCTAGGCCCTGCGTGGAAGGACAGCTGAACCAGGTTTTAGATAACATGTCTAGAAGAGTGAGCCCCTAGTGTGTGCCCGGCACTTCCCCCACAGGATCCTCTAGCTAGACTATCCAAGGGTCATGGAGAGAAATACCCAGTTAAAATATCACAAATGAAGAAGTGATACCATTAGAGACACTAAAAAGACCAGTAGGTAATAGTATTAGCTTTTGTATTCTGAGATCCAACAGCAGCAGTCACTTCCCTCCACCCCTATGTGTATCCCAGGACCACCCTGGGCAGGGAGGGCTGAAGTTAGGGAGCACCCATGGATGCTCTGATGCTGGCCCTGGGCCTCGGGGGTGACAGTGATGAGGAACTGGGTGCACACATGAGTGGGGCAGCCGGGCCTGGCCAGAGAAGCAACACACACGTGTACAGACGTGTTTACCCACATACACGTGTGCACGCACGTGCACAAACACATCGCAGGCAGGCATGTTGACGCCTCAGGCCGTGGAGGACCCTGACTATGGGCCCTGCTGACCCGGGCAAGGCCCCATTGTGATGCGTGCCATGACCTCAGAATGTCACTGGTGCTTAGCACCTATCCGCTCTCTGGCCTGCCTCAGTGTTCTACAGCAGTTACACACAGGCGGTGGTATCTGTGAGCAGCTCTGTGGACTCAAAAGTTTTCTCCCTTGAGAGGCATAACCCAGGCCAGCTGATTCATCAGAATCAGGTGAGTGTGACCTGCTCTCTTCCCTCCAGGTTGACTTGGGGACAGTGGTGACGGTGTGGGCGGTGTTAGCGTCTGTGGGGCAGCTACCGAGGAGGGTCATCCCTGAGCACTCACCAGGCGCCCGTTCTACACTGCCCGTGTAGACGATTGGCTCTTTCGTCCTCATGGTGGCTTCGTAGAGTGGGTGCTGTTCCCAAATGTACCCATTAGACAGATGAGACGTCTGGGGTCTGGGAGGCAGTAACCGGCCTGGGAATCCAGACGTGACCCTGAGTTTTGCTCTCAGCCCTGCCGTGTGCTGTGCTGGAATTCAGGCCTGAACCCTGTGACCTCCCTGCCCTAGATCCCAAATCTGCCCAGGTTTCCGATCCCGATGGGGCAGAGCCTGGCCCTGGCAGGGCCACTGGTATAGATCCACTGTGGGTGGGGTGAACAGGACGGTCCTCAGAACACGTCTGTGCCCTAAGCTGGGTCCTGATGGTCGCTGTGGGCCACACTGAACACACATGGTCCCTTGTCCGGGGGAGCCTGCTGCCCTTGGGCAGCCGTGGAAAATGAAGGAGCCCTGGAGGGCTGGCTGAGTGGAGACTATCTTCCCTTCTGTTCAAAGGGGTCCAGGCACTAGGGTTCTCCCCAGGTATTTCTTGCTCTGTGTGGTCCTCTCGAGGCCTCGCCCTCCTTTTGCCCTGAGTATTCCCAGGAGGGATGGTCCATCCAGGTGTTCTCCAGGACCAAGGACCCACTGTTCTTCCTCAGTGACCCAGGAAAATGAAGCCTCCTCCTCTAGGGACAGCTCAGAATGGTGGACTCCACAGTCTCTCTGCGAGAGACGTGGTTTCCATGAGTACAATAGATctttttcatccccaaaccaAACACCCTCCTGCTCAACAGGCATTATTCCTAAAGTGCATTCACTGTTCAGACTGAAGGGCCACGGTAGCCAAAGTGATGAGCGGAGTAGAACCGAGCAGTCAGGAGAGATCTTGTTCCCTGTAGGAAACGGGGCATCTCTGTGGCCCTGAGCATCCCAGTGGCCACTGGGTCTGGCCCCATTTTACCTGGGGGCAGTGGTGGAATGGGGTTTACAGAGCCAGCCAGCATCTAGGAGCCCGGCGGGAGCGGTTCATGTGTTCTCCGAAGCTGTCAGGTACAGTGTAACATTTAGACAATTTTGTCTCACAGTATGGACACGGTAGAGGACGCGGACAGTTGGTGGGCACAAGAGCGAGAGGACATCATTATGAAATATGAAAAGGTACAAGTCAGTCTGCTTCTTGGAGGGAGGCCTCTTCCAGTGCGCCCTGGTCAAAGGGTCCTGGGCTCCCTAGGAGCACAGGGCAGGGACGGGTGGCCAATGCCCCCAGGCCCTTGCACCCTACCTTGGACCCCTCAGCAAGGCTCACTCTGGGCTACAGGGACACCGAGCTCAGCTGCCAGAGGACAAGGGGCCTGTGCCTGTTGGAATCTACGGCAACATTGATCACCTTGGAATTCTGCAGTGAGTCCTCTGCACTCCCCTCACCCCTAAAGCACCTGTCTCAGCTCAGGGATGGGTTTGCTTTTAGAAAGGCCTTTCTGACACAGGACATGTATCGCCATGTCAGGTCAACCTCCTTTCCAGGGACAGAACTCCTCCCTGGCTCCCCTGCAGGTCCAGCCCGAGGTTGTTGTTAGGCCAGAGGTGCGGGGCCCATCTAGGGAGCCGGTGGGAATGGAGACTGGGCTAGGTCAGGCACCTGGGCTCTCAGCAGTTCTGTCGGCAAGTGAGCACAAGAGGAGCAGGGCAGCCTGAGGGTCTGCAATGTCTACTTGGACACAACCCCAGTGAGATCCAAGGGTTGCGGCCACAGGGTGAGGGGACGCCTGGCCCAGCCTCGGGGCTGTTGTCCAGCAGTTCTCTGAGGGCCCACCTGCCCCTATTCTCCCCCATTCCCCTAGAGCTACAGCCCTCACTGTCCCATGAGGGGAAAAGACATGGTGACAATGGAGGCTGTAGCCCTAGGAGAATGGGGGAGAAGATGGGCAGGGCTCCATTCTGGGCATCTCACGGTGAGGCCGGTAGGCAGCAGGGCTTGTGGCTAAACACCCTGGGTCTGGTGCTGGGAAGGGATCTGGGGCCAGGTAAGAGGAGCCCAGCCAGGAGCCCATCCCTCCGGGATCATAACATGGAGAGACAGAGGATCCCTGGGGAGGTAGGGTGGGAGGGAGCTGATGAGCCGTGCCACTTCTGAAATGCAGGTGTGTGGCTCGGGTtcagggagaggcaggtggatgCTGGGAGGTCAGAACCTGCAAGGGCCTTGGGGCTGTCAAGTGGGATGGGCCCCTGGTACACCCAGAGTACACAGGGCAGGTCTCAGGGCAGGCTCCCTTGACCCTGGTGGGGTGATGTGGTCACTCCCTGAGGGACTCCTGTCAGGGACCGATTGCCCACCGTGGGCGACCCCCATCCCATCTCAGGGCTAACCTTTCTCAGCTCTAGCAGAAAGCACCACCTGGAGTCCAGGGCGGGCAGCCCCACTGGGCAGCCTGACCGCCTCCCATGCCAGGGGCCCCAGTAACCCCGGCCGGGCTGTCCCTGCACTCTTTCTTCTCCCAGGTCCTGCCCCTCCTGGGAGTCAGTCCCACAGGAAGACCCTTGTCCTCTTTTCCCTGTGCCTTCTCCTGGGCTGAGCCCTGAGCTGGATAGAGACAGAGCCAGTGCTTTCTAGGGATCTGCTCCCGGGCTGGGGTGGCTCCAGGCCCCGTGCAGGTCCTCAGCTCTGCCTGGGTTGCCTTACAGTGAGACGGAGCTGCCTCCTCTGGCTGCACAGGAGGTGAAGGTAAGAGCCTGATGCATGGAGGGGCTGGTCCAGGGATGTAGGGACTGGTCGGGTGGTCGGTGAGGCAGAGGAAGCAGCCGGCCTGGGCGGTGGTGGGTGAGGGCAACACGCTGTCACTGGGAGGGGCAGCAGTCCCTGCTGGACCTGACCCCAGGTTGCTGTTAACTTTGGCAGTttgataaaattttcaaaaggagAACCACAGTCCTGGCTTGGGGGTGGCTGCGTGCTTGTGTCAGGACCCCACCTAGAGGCTGGGACCTAAGACTGGTGTGTCTGTGGCCTGAGGATGGTACATCCCGGGGTCCCAAAGCCAGCCCACTGGTGCTCATTTGCTCAAAGGCTCTCAGCCCTTGAGGTCTGCCCTTCCCTGGCTCCTTCCAGCTGGGTCCCACCAGGGCTCCAGAGCCCAAGACCCAGCGTCCGCGGACGGCTCTGGGAAGCCTGGCAGCTCCGCTAACTCCAACATGTCTCATTTGACAGAATCGGCGGGAGATGAGACGGACGAGCAAGTGGAGGAAAATGCTGGGAGAATGGGAGACATATAAGCACAGTACAAAAGTAATGTGTGGGGGGAGAGGCCCCCGAAAGCACTCTCTGCAGAGACAGGGGACAGGCACCCATGGCTGTGGCCTGGCACCGTCAGCCTCTCAGAGGGCAGGTGGCACACTGTCCTCGCCCGGAGGACTGCAGGCCTGGTCGCCAGATTTCCTGTCTGTTCGTGCAAGCATCACCTTGCTGGGAGGGAATCTGAATCTAGGGCTGGGACAACCCAGAGCTCAAGGCTAGGGATGCCCTGGTGACCCGAAGGAAGGAAAAGGTTCAGATCAGAGTTTCGACTCTGAGTGTCCATCCACTCTTTCAGTCCTGGgaagggagaccctgtcccaacTTGATTTCACCTCTACTGAGGAATCATGGGGCCAAAACCGACAATTTCCAGAATCCCCGGGCTCTGGTCCCCACTGGGGTCACCCTGTGGCCTGGGACACCAGATTGTTTTCTGCCCACAGCTCATAGATCGAGTGTACAAGGGAATTCCCATGAACATCCGGGGCCCGGTGTGGTCAGTCCTCCTGAACATTCAGGAAATCAAGTTGAAAAACCCGAGAAAATACAAGGTACGCTCAGCCAGAGCACAACAAACATGACAGGCCGTGTCAGGGGCCCAGGTCTCCAGCTGGAGGGAAcgtcaagaccaccctggggggctgggggcaaAGGTCAGATGAACACCCTGGGCACACATGGTTACACAGTCACCACAGACAAACTCAGCTGTGGTGACCCTCCCTGGCTTCAGTAACAAGCCAAAATGCAGCTTTCTGGAGAAGGaaaccttccttctgtcctttcttcCCGAAGTGCTGACTGTGGGCTGACTGCCACTGGGGGCAGGGAGTCTTCCATCTGTTCTGAGTCTGCTTCCTCCTCTTGGCCCTGCCCTGCAGATCATGAAAGAGAAGGGCAAGAGGTCATCTGAACACATCCACCAGATTGACCTGGACTTAAGCGGGACTTTAAGGAAGCATATCTTCTTCAGGGATCGATATGGAGCCAAGTAAGCCTACGGGAGCCACAGGGCCCCAGGGGAGATGGAGTGAACTAGAGGGATGGGGGCTTCCCCGGAGCAGAAGCCAGGGTCACCCAGGAGGGATGACAGAGCTGCCAAGAGCTCTCCTGGCCCAGGGAGCAGCCGGCACCATGAACCGAGCACCTCCCTGGTTCCAAGCCCTGGGTCAGACTGGAACATGTGGGGCCAGAACCCAGAAGGATCCTGAGGAGACAGAAGACAGCAAAGAAAATCATGCACAATGGTGAAAGGTGCTCTCCCTGACCTGTGCGGACCCATGGTAGGACCCATGGGAGAGTGGCAGGATAGAGGGCCCATGAGCCCCCCCAGGCAACAATGACAGCACCAAATGCTAGGAGAATTTGGGGTCCTGGAAACTCTCATCCAGGTCTGCTGGGAACATGACATGGCACAGCCACGTTGGCAGCCAGTTGGGCAGTGGCTCACAAAGCTCAGTGGACTTGAACCACGCATCCCCAAAGTGTCACAGATATTGAACCCACCGATTTGAAAACTGACATCCACATGAAacctgcctgccaggttcactgCTTGATTGCTCGTCACTCACACAGGGAGCCTTCGGGGACGGCCTTGAACACGGGAATGGGGAGAGCAAGGCTGGTCCTCCCGTCAAACGGAAGACCCAGTGAGAAAAGGGAAGGAGCCAGTGATGCCCGCACGAACGTGGGTGGATCCTAGATGCATtttgctaagggaaagaagccagatccAATAAGCTACCATAGTAGGATTCCCATTCCTAGGTcattctggaaaaggccaaaCCATACGGACTGAGAAGCAGTCTGGGTGGCCAGGGGCTGATGGATtggggagaggctgggtgcaTAGGGGCCACCCTGGAGACTTGGAGGATGAAGGATTCGCTCCAGGAGGGGCTGCGGCAGTGGCCAGGAGACGCTGCACATTGGTTTAGGACTGTGGAGGAACTGTACACCCACAGACTGAACAGGCATGTgtgcaaactgaaaaaaaaaaatcattcagagTGAAAAGGATCAGGCAAGTCACTGTACAACTGAGCTATTTGCATGTCACAGATGTGGATTTTACTGAAACATTTCTTCAACAGTCTCAGGCCCTGAAGAGCTCACTGCTTATCTGGTGAATCATCTGAACCTGAAACAGGATTTGCTGTTAGGCTGTGTAGACAAAGTGAAACTAACAGCATCTGCACAAACCAAACCATAGCcccctttctctgtttcctaggcAGCGGGAACTATTCTACATCCTCCTGGCATATTCGCAGTATAACCCGGTGAGTATTCCTGGCAGTGAGGTTCCTGGGCCGTATTTCCATATTCACAGGAGTGGGTGTCTGGTGGGGGTGTCGTTGCTTCTTTTAAAGTTAGTATTTGTGACCCACCAGGATATAGGAGGTAGGACTCCAGCTCACCACTGCCATAAACCTCCAAGCAAGGGAGTGGTCTCAAGGGGTCAAGCTGAGACACAAAGGAGTCAGGGCCTGGACTCCTGCTGTCACTTGGGCCTGACCACCACTTCTCAGAACAAGAAATGACGCCCTCCTCCTGGGGCTGCCCCAAAGCCCAGGAGCTTGGCAGCATCCCACACAGGATGGTGCTATCGGCAGACATTTTGGACAAGGTGCTGAAGTGCCTGATGGACTTGGCTCTTGTCGTGAAATGAATTTGCATCCTGAGGAAGCCTCTTCTTCAGAGGAAGCCTCTCCAGTCACCTCTGCCCTCTCCAATGACATGAGTCCTCCCAGGTGACCTCAGCCCTCCCAGGTGATGTCCATCCATGGTAACTCTGGCTCTTGCAGGAGGTGGGCTACTGCAGGGACCTCAGCAACATCGCTGCCTTGTTCCTCCTTTACCTGCCTGAGGAGGATGCATTCTGGGCACTGGTGCAGCTGCTGGCCAGTGAGAGGCACTCTCTGCAGGGTAAGTGAACAGCTGCCCCGGGGACCTCCTGCAGCCAGACCCGGGGATGGCCACCCTGGCCAGGTGATCACAGCTTTCAGCCAAGGCACCCTCCTTGTGTCGCCAGCTTGTTGGGAGACTTTAGGATGTCTCTGCTGAGGGTCCCACAGGAGTCCACGGCTGACCCCCAAAGCCCAAATCAGATGCCTTTCATCCCCATCAGCAGAGGGCATCTCATCCTCCCCGTGGCCACCCTCTGTGTCCTGGAGCCACACCCTCCGGCTCTGATTCGGTGCAGCTGACTCTCCCCTCCCTGAGAGTCCTCCTGCCCTCCAGCTGCCCGGGCTCCTGCTGCCATTGGTGCCCACGAATGGGCCGACCAAGCCCAGGTGGCAGCATCTCCCCAATCCCGTTCACTGGCCCGACCCCACTTCCAGGAGATGACCAGGAAGCCCAGCACCCACCCAGTTCTGGCCACCCTGTCGTGGCCTCAAAGTCAGGCTTGCCCTTTTTGCACCCTGGCCCAGGAGGCCTCCAGGAGAACCTCCAGCCAGGCTCCAGGGAATGTTCCCGCCCCACCTCCCCAGGGTAAAGGCCGCATGGTGGGGTCACcagatgggagggtgggaggcctTGGGGTTTGGGGGCCTCTCCAGCTACCCAGCTCTTGCAGCTGATGGCCCCACATCTTGGGGGAAGGCTCTGATTTCATGATGGGCTGGGGGCTTCTCAGGATTTCACAGCCCAAATGGCGGGACAGTCCAGGGGCTCCAAGACCAACAGGAGCATGTGGTACCCATGTCACAACCCAAGACCATGTGGCATCAGGTGAGTTTGTGGTCCCCTCAGCTCTTCCCAGAGGCCCTGCCTCCCGTGGGGCTGTAGGAGCAGGGGAGCTGGAGCCCCTCATGGGGCTGGTGACTGGTTGAATCCCAGCCAGGGCCTGACCTGGGACTTCGGGTTCTCCGTGGGCTGGGAGTtggtttcctttcctcctcctcttcctcctggaggaGACAGAGGCACAGGGATGGGGGCCCAGCTACTGCAGAGCAGGGCAAAGGGCAGTGTGTCCACTGGGAGTGTGGGAAGGTGA encodes the following:
- the LOC129016577 gene encoding TBC1 domain family member 3G-like isoform X2, with product MDTVEDADSWWAQEREDIIMKYEKGHRAQLPEDKGPVPVGIYGNIDHLGILHETELPPLAAQEVKNRREMRRTSKWRKMLGEWETYKHSTKLIDRVYKGIPMNIRGPVWSVLLNIQEIKLKNPRKYKIMKEKGKRSSEHIHQIDLDLSGTLRKHIFFRDRYGAKQRELFYILLAYSQYNPEVGYCRDLSNIAALFLLYLPEEDAFWALVQLLASERHSLQGFHSPNGGTVQGLQDQQEHVVPMSQPKTMWHQISLGLTLRLWDVYLLEGEQVLMPMTSIAFKVQQKRLMKSSRCGLWARFRNQFVYTWARDDDTVLKHLRASMKKLTRKQEDPPPPAKPEQGSSASRPVPASRGGKTLCKGDRQAPPGPPARFQRPIWSASPPWAPRSSTPCPAGAVSEDNYPVGTRGVPSPALAQGGPQGSWRFLQWNSMPRLPTDLDVGGPWFPHYDFEQSCWVRDISQEDQLATCWQAEHPAEGVRLAFTALSHNVGMDFPALQCTQH